One genomic segment of Manis javanica isolate MJ-LG chromosome 7, MJ_LKY, whole genome shotgun sequence includes these proteins:
- the FXYD4 gene encoding FXYD domain-containing ion transport regulator 4: protein MEKVTQGLLLMLVGLPAFEANNLIDKDSPFFYDWEGLQLGGMICAGLLCIAGIVFALSGKCRCKYNQKQSSQPEKAVPLITPGCTSTC, encoded by the exons ATGGAGAAAGTGACCCAGGGCCTTCTCCTCATGCTGGTTG GCCTGCCTGCCTTCGAAGCCAATAACCTGATTG ATAAAGACAGTCCCTTCTTCTATG ATTGGGAAGGCCTACAGCTGGGCGGGATGATCTGCGCAGGGCTCCTGTGCATCGCTGGAATCGTTTTTGCCCTAA gTGGCAAATGCAGATGCAAGTACAACCAGAAGCAGAG TTCCCAACCTGAAAAAGCTGTTCCACTCATCACTCCAG GCTGTACCAGTACCTGCTGA